The Arachidicoccus terrestris genome includes the window AAAGTTATCATTCATGGATTCCGGATCAGTATATTCCTCCACCATATCTCCGGGAAGAGAGGTGGACAGAATAGGATTTCCAAGTTCGGAGAGTAGCGTCTGACAAATAATATTAGCTGGTACACGTAGCCCAATGGTATTTTTTTTGGTCTGCAAAATTTTGGGAACCTCCTTGCTGGCAGGCAGGATAAAGGTAAAAGGTCCGGGCAAATGGCTCTTGAGCAGCCTGTAAAGAGGCGTGGAAATAGATTTAGTAAACTTACTCAGGTCACTCAGATCTTTACAGATAAAACTCATCTGGTTTTTATTGACCTTCGTCTGTTTGATACGGGCAATCCTTTCCACGGCCTTATGCTGATAGATATCGCAGCCCAGGCCATAGATCGTATCTGTCGGATAGATCACAACACCTCCGTCAAGCAGGCATTCGGTAACGATCCTGACATTCCTTGGGTTGGGGTTTTCTGGATTTAATTCTAAAAACATATCTAAAAATACAGCATTTTTTAATTTTAGCACCTGCATATTTAAGAATAGCCTTATTTTTGGCCATTAAACAGGTACGAAATGCGGTTAAAAAATATAGACACCGTGGCCAGTATCAGCCCGGAAGAATTTAAAAAGAACTATTATAATACCAGAACGCCACTCGTCATAAAAGATCTCGCAAAATCCTGGCCAGCTTATCAAAAATGGAACTGGGACTATTTTAAAGAAAAGGTCGGACAGAAAGAAGTAGGTATCTATAATAATGTT containing:
- a CDS encoding L-threonylcarbamoyladenylate synthase yields the protein MFLELNPENPNPRNVRIVTECLLDGGVVIYPTDTIYGLGCDIYQHKAVERIARIKQTKVNKNQMSFICKDLSDLSKFTKSISTPLYRLLKSHLPGPFTFILPASKEVPKILQTKKNTIGLRVPANIICQTLLSELGNPILSTSLPGDMVEEYTDPESMNDNFKDLVDIIIDGGIGSMIPSTVVDCTKEPYEVLRQGAGKLEEY